The stretch of DNA GATCTTCACACCCGTGAGGCTGAAGCAGTCGTCGTCGGCGGTCGGGTCCGGCGCTTCCGGGGTGCCCTCGTCGAGACCCGGCACAAGGTCGTGGAAGAGATAACCACGCACCCTGGTCAGGAGTCCGCCAGCACGTACGAGCGCACGGTACGCGTCGAGGCCCGCGGTGCCCCCGATCAGCCCGACCCCCGTGTCGTGCACCGTCGTGACCCCGTGCCGCGCGTACTCGGCGCCCGCCAGCCGCAGCGCCTCCACCGCTTCGTCACCGCCCCGGCTCGGCACGAGCGAATTCACCATGAACGCCGCGCCTTCGATCAGCAGCCCGGACGGCTGCCCCGACGAATCCCGTGCGATCCGGCCCCCGGGCGGATCGGGTGTCGTGGCATCGATGCCCGCGAACCGCAACGCCGCCGAGTTCGCCACACAGAAATGCCCTGACACGTGCGTCAGCAGAACCGGATTGTCTGGCGACACCGGGTCGAGGTCGGTGAGGGTCGGATGCCGGTCGTCGGCGAGGAGCGAGTCGTCGTAGCGATAGCCGCGGATCCACGCGCCGGGTTCCTCGTCCGCGACCGCCTGCTCCACCCGATGCACGATGTCGGCGATGCAGTCGTTCGACGGCGAGCCCGCGTCCACCTGCGCCGCCAGGGTCATTCCGAAAAACTCCGGGTGATTGTGCGACTCGACGAATCCCGGGATGGCGGTGCGGCCATCGAGGTCAAGGACCTGAGTGCCGGGTCCGATCCACTCTGCCACCGCGCGATCGGAATCCACCGCAACGATGCGGCCATTCTGCGCAGCGAGTCCGCCCACCCTACGTCCCAGTCCGTCCAGGGTAAGGACGGTTCCGTTCAGGACAACGAAGTCAGCAGCTCGCGCCCCGGCCGCGCTACGCGGGTAATCCACCACAGGTGCCTACTCTCGTTATGATGTTGAAATGGTTAGACCGTAATTTTGCGCGATCTGTGATGCAGGCAACAGGACCAGAAGTTGATCCCGCGGGAGTACCAGCGGGCTGCTGATCCACCTTCCCGGCCACATCAATCGACGTCGCTGTCGTCGGTGGCCGGCCCACTGTGAAAATCGGCGAGGGCCCTTGCCCGGCGGGCTTACGTTCCTACAGCAGACCCGGAGGAATTCGTCGACACCGTTACTGATGTGCACGTTCCTGACAGGCTCAGTCCCGCCCGGTGCGGCGTTGAGGCAAACAGCCAAGGGGAAGGCGTAACTACGTCCGCTTCCTCAGGATCGGGTTGAGCGGTGGTTCACCACCACCGCAGTAGCCCACCGCATCTCGCCGCTCGCACCCACGTGAGAGACGTCATTACGTCTCGATCACGTGCGATCGGTGACCGGTCAGCGATCGTCTACCGGTGACAGGCTCACTGCAGCGGTCGGTTGTGAGCCGACACGGCAGCGCCGATCTCGGCCCAGGTTCGGCAACAGCTTTGCGAGGCATTATGGCGATGCCGCCGGACCGCGGTGTCGGCTTCTTACCAGCCCCGTCTGTACAAAATGCGAATCTTTCGAACTTATTCCTACCTAGATGTACAATTAGTACATGTCTGATGCCGTTGCTCTCAGCATCTCCGATGCACGCACCCACCTGGCAGCGATCATCGATCGCGCTCGGTCCGACCACCAGCCCGTCTACGTCGCTCGCCGCGGACGTCGGGTAGCGGCTGTCATCGATGCCGACGACCTCGATCGTCTCCTCGAGCTGGCAGAGGACATGGCCGACATTCGCGCCGCTGAGCAGGCGCGCGCCGAGATGCAGTCGACTGGGGAGACGCCGATACCGTGGGATGAGGTCAAGGCCGATCTCGGCCTCGCATGATCTACGAGGTCTCATTGACCCCTGCCGCAGCACGGCAGTTGCGCAAGTTCGATCCGCAGGTGCGCCGACGAGTGCAAGCGGCCATCGAATTACTTGCCACCGAGCCGCGGCCGCCGGCAGCGACGCGCCTGGTCGGTGGCAATGGGGAGTGGCGCGTGCGAACCGGTGACTACCGAATCGTCTACGAGATCGTGGACGAGCGGCTCTTGGTGCTTGTCTTGACCGTTGGGCATCGCCGTGAGATCTACCAGCGACACTGAAACGACGCCGATCCATCCCACCGTGTCGGTAGCGGATCGATGAGCGATCGTCGACTAGGTGCCAGGGGTTGGGTCAACCAGGATTAACGTTCCCGGACTCGACGTCAGGCCTAAGTCATGGAGTTCGGCGATGACCGCGTAGCGGCCGGGAGGAAAGTCCTCGATATCGCGCGTAGCGATATCGACCCGCAGAGATATTCGATCGCCGGGTTCAATGTCGGGCAGCGTCGGTGCCTGTGAGAACAACGACAGCCCCGGCTTCATCGGCTCGCCCTCTTCATCGAGCACCCAACCGTGGACGGTCATGTGGTCCCCTGCATAGTTCACCCACATCCTGTCTCCGGCATTCACCAGGTCGATCGACACTCCAGGGAGCGCACCCGCCTTGCAGGTGAACTCGCCGGGCCAGCGCAACTCCAGACCAACGCGGCGGGCCGCCCGGCAACGATGCACTCGGATCGGACCCGGGTGCGTGCTAACCCTCCAGGCACCAGCTGAATCGCTGAGGAACACCAGTGTCCACGCTTCCGAGACCTACCCGTGCGGTGCGGCGAAGACCTCCCTCGATCCTGCGCC from Rhodococcus opacus B4 encodes:
- a CDS encoding type II toxin-antitoxin system Phd/YefM family antitoxin codes for the protein MSDAVALSISDARTHLAAIIDRARSDHQPVYVARRGRRVAAVIDADDLDRLLELAEDMADIRAAEQARAEMQSTGETPIPWDEVKADLGLA
- a CDS encoding type II toxin-antitoxin system RelE family toxin — its product is MIYEVSLTPAAARQLRKFDPQVRRRVQAAIELLATEPRPPAATRLVGGNGEWRVRTGDYRIVYEIVDERLLVLVLTVGHRREIYQRH